One uncultured Carboxylicivirga sp. genomic window, CGACTTTAATGGTCGTGGATTAGAAGGTTTTGTATATCATAAGGTTTAATTGTCATCATAACTTTATTATACTCTTTCTGATATATGTTCTCCTTAATAATTCTTTAGCAATAATTGTACGTGGTCAATGTTTTCTTCAAACGAAATATCCGAAATTATAGATGGAATATCTAGGATTTAAATAGTAACCTCTTTCTATCAATTAGTTTTACTCCAAATGAGGTTTGTGTATTTGGTAAGATAGATATTCAATACTTCAATTAAAAGCTTCGGCCAATGTGGCTTTCTGAATAATAATTTGTAATAAAAAAAATATTGTAGACAATGAAGAATACCCGGCAGACAATATGGACACTAATTGCAATACTAATGACTTTAAATGTATATGCGAAACAACCGGTGAAGAAAGATAAAGTGACGAATGCCCCAGTCTTTTCAGCCTTTACTTATGAGGGTACAGACGAAGTGTATAGTAACAACCCCTTAAAAGAGAATGAGTTTTATAATCCAATCCTGCAAGGCTGTTACCCCGACCCGGCCATAGCTAAAAAAGGTGACGATTATTTTATGGTATGTTCATCATTTGCCATGTTTCCGGGTGTTCCAATTTTTCATTCTAAAGATCTGGTCAACTGGACAGACCTTGGTGGAGTGTTAAACCGTGAATCACAACTTGATGTATCCGACTGTGGTATTAGTGCCGGAATATATGCCCCTGGTATTACCTATAACAGCTATAATGATACTTTTTACATGATTACCACCGGATTTACTGGTGGATTGGGTAACTTTATTGTAAAAACCAAGGATCCTTTGAAAAAGAATTGGAGTGATCCAATCAAATTAAAATTTGATGGTATTGACCCATCGATCTTCTTTGATGATGACGGTAAGGCTTATGTTGTGCACAATGATGCTCCTGACCAGGGTAAAGAATTATATGTTGGTCATCGTGTGATCAAAATTTGGGAGTACGATATTGAAAATGATCAAATAATTGAAGGAACCGATAAGATTATTGTAGATGGAGGTGTTGATTTGGCTAAAAAACCAATTTGGATTGAAGCACCGCATATTTATAAAAAAGATGGAAAATATTATTTGATGTGTGCCGAAGGTGGAACCGGAGGTTGGCACAGCGAAGTTATATTCAAAGCAGATAACCCCAAAGGTCCCTACATCCCGGCTCCTAGTAATCCAATTCTTACACAAAGGTATTTCAATAGAGTTCGTGAAAATAAAGTGGATTGGGCTGGTCATGCCGATATTATTGAAGGTCCTGATGGAAAGCATTATGGGGTGTTTTTAGCAATCCGCCCTAATGAAAAGCAGCGTGTAAATACCGGACGTGAAACGTTTATCTTACCCGTTGACTGGTCGGGTGAATGGCCTGTTTTTGAAAACGGATTGATTCCAATGGAGCCTAAATTACAACTACCAGAGGGAGTTGAGAATAAAACCGGACAGGGTGATTTCTTCCCAAATGGTAACTTTACTTATAAAGAGGATTTCTCAGGCGAACAATTAGATTACAGGTGGATTGGATTAAGAGGACCTCGCGAGAATTTCTTAGAAAAGGCAGCTAGTGGAATTCGAATTAAACCATTTGAAAACAACATTAAAGAAGTGAAACCTACTTCCACATTGTTCCATCGTCAAATGCATAAGAATTTTTCATATAGTGTTACCATGAGTTATAAGCCTAATAATGAAAAGGATTTGGCTGGTATTGTTTGTTTGCAAAACGAACATTCCAATTTTGTTTTTGGTATCACTAAGAAAGGAAATGATTTCTATCTGCTTTTGCAAAGAAATAGTAAACAACGTTTTGCAAAAGAAGTAAGTTCTGAAGTGATTGCTTCAACAAAAATTGACATATCAAAACCGATCGGTTTGCAAGTTTCGGCAAAGGGTGATAATTATGATTTTTCGTATTCAACCAACGGAAGTGATTTTACAAACGTAGGTGGAGTTGTATCGGGAGATATTCTATCAACAGATGTAGCCGATGGGTTTACCGG contains:
- a CDS encoding glycoside hydrolase family 43 protein, with the translated sequence MKNTRQTIWTLIAILMTLNVYAKQPVKKDKVTNAPVFSAFTYEGTDEVYSNNPLKENEFYNPILQGCYPDPAIAKKGDDYFMVCSSFAMFPGVPIFHSKDLVNWTDLGGVLNRESQLDVSDCGISAGIYAPGITYNSYNDTFYMITTGFTGGLGNFIVKTKDPLKKNWSDPIKLKFDGIDPSIFFDDDGKAYVVHNDAPDQGKELYVGHRVIKIWEYDIENDQIIEGTDKIIVDGGVDLAKKPIWIEAPHIYKKDGKYYLMCAEGGTGGWHSEVIFKADNPKGPYIPAPSNPILTQRYFNRVRENKVDWAGHADIIEGPDGKHYGVFLAIRPNEKQRVNTGRETFILPVDWSGEWPVFENGLIPMEPKLQLPEGVENKTGQGDFFPNGNFTYKEDFSGEQLDYRWIGLRGPRENFLEKAASGIRIKPFENNIKEVKPTSTLFHRQMHKNFSYSVTMSYKPNNEKDLAGIVCLQNEHSNFVFGITKKGNDFYLLLQRNSKQRFAKEVSSEVIASTKIDISKPIGLQVSAKGDNYDFSYSTNGSDFTNVGGVVSGDILSTDVADGFTGCLLGLYATSANDAIVD